One genomic window of Cydia strobilella chromosome 11, ilCydStro3.1, whole genome shotgun sequence includes the following:
- the LOC134745140 gene encoding rab11 family-interacting protein 4A isoform X4: MFKSGLFNRSGGAMEPEEMEESLELEYDMWDGQFDFVGPQGPPPETRSRIFSDSSVTEDLFTGSPLTPHLTNGLNGGKKTAAHQWCDNLSDQVQLLQQQVTSLADTQSTADERYARAKADNAVLQARVHMLDEQIREIESRCEERIAEEQKRCREAISRVERDRDAQLAAFSDRLAAAETEASDLKQEVGRLRGVAETLRANADAAQRAHREAQEQVGELVAQLNVARENERKERESAAAATNLLASAKLELQKMKETPPPPPDPRLDELRQELTLLRTQNKSLSEAQEELQAQILTRGVEEGRSLLDGVSGPLVANSLAHELSQMSDDQLDGSDTQTDHSIELEKLQKALKEQQDVNCQLRNYIDGILLSIVENYPQLLEVKHTKPIDMKS; encoded by the exons ATGTTTAAATCGGGATTGTTCAACCGCTCTGGCGGCGCGATGGAGCCAGAGGAAATGGAAGAAAGTTTGGAGTTGGAATATGACATGTGGGATGGGCAGTTCGACTTTGTGGGGCCGCAGGGTCCACCGCCGGAGACCAGGAGTCGGATATTCTCCGACTCTAGCGTCACGGAGGACCTGTTCACGGGCTCTCCGCTGACGCCGCATCTGACAAATGGATTGAATGGAGGAAAGAAGACTGCAGCACATCAGTGGTGTGACAATCTGTCTGATCAA GTGCAACTGCTACAGCAACAAGTGACGTCACTGGCCGATACGCAAAGCACGGCGGACGAGCGCTACGCGCGTGCGAAGGCAGACAACGCCGTGTTACAGGCGCGGGTACATATGCTCGACGAACAGATACGAGAG aTCGAAAGCCGATGCGAAGAGCGTATAGCAGAGGAACAGAAAAGATGTAGGGAGGCGATATCACGTGTCGAGCGAGACAGGGACGCGCAGCTCGCTGCGTTCAGCGACAGGCTAGCTGCGGCTGAGACAGAAGCCTCTGATCTCAAGCAAGAG GTTGGAAGACTCCGAGGCGTAGCAGAGACGTTACGCGCAAACGCCGACGCGGCCCAACGCGCGCACCGCGAGGCGCAAGAACAAGTTGGCGAACTAGTCGCCCAACTGAACGTAGCGAGAGAGAACGAACGCAAGGAGAGGGAATCCGCCGCTGCCGCGACGAATTTGTTGGCGTCGGCGAAGCTGGAGCTGCAGAAGATGAAGGAAACGCCGCCCCCGCCGCCGGACCCGAGATTAGATGAACTCAGGCAGGAACTGACGCTACTAAGGACGCAGAATAAAT CTTTATCAGAAGCGCAAGAGGAGCTgcaggcgcagatcctgacgcgCGGCGTGGAAGAGGGCCGCAGCCTGCTGGACGGCGTCAGCGGCCCCCTCGTCGCCAACTCACTAGCTCACGAGCTCTCCCAGATGAGCGATGACCAG CTCGATGGTAGCGATACACAAACTGATCACAGCATAGAGTTGGAAAAG TTACAGAAAGCACTGAAAGAGCAGCAAGACGTCAACTGTCAGCTAAGGAACTACATCGACGGTATCCTGCTGTCGATCGTCGAAAACTACCCTCAACTACTCGAGGTCAAACACACGAAACCCATAGACATGAAGTCATAA
- the LOC134745165 gene encoding ubiquitin domain-containing protein UBFD1-like: MDYIASEKGDSTENCDPNSLVSNGTKTGLECRPSTEKPQTEAPAESSACTSESVEEAEECEIPEQIEFTVVFNKVKHDITFAYDAPVLDLKAHLERICQVPQHAQKLIIKGMARNDQTLRQAGVVKGGKVMLVGSKMDDILAVKSVPKEILEEKASSGQSSKEPLCAQKIHSKVLDKGIPPDAMPGLKGVKEPLPPVPLSGMLNKHGGKVRLTFKPEQDQLWLGTKERTEKLAMTSIKSITSEPIKDHEEYHIMGLQLGPTEASRYWVYWVPAQYIEAIKDAVLGVWQFF, encoded by the exons ATGGATTATATCG CTTCCGAAAAGGGAGACTCTACAGAAAATTGTGATCCCAACTCTTTAGTATCGAATGGCACAAAGACTGGGTTAGAATGTAGACCAAGCACCGAGAAACCACAAACGGAAGCTCCCGCCGAGAGCAGCGCATGCACGTCAGAGTCCGTCGAGGAGGCCGAAGAATGCGAGATCCCTGAACAGATCGAATTTACCGTAGTCTTTAACAAAGTTAAACATGACATTACCTTTGCATATGATGCGCCTGTGTTAGATTTAAAAGCCCACTTGGAAAGAATATGTCAAGTGCCACAACACGCACAAAAGTTAATAATAAAAGGCATGGCGCGCAACGATCAGACACTAAGGCAAGCTGGAGTTGTCAAAGGAGGAAAGGTCATGCTTGTTGGATCTAAAATGGATGATATTTTAGCTGTAAAGAGTGTGCCAAAG GAAATACTGGAAGAAAAAGCTAGTAGTGGCCAGTCAAGTAAGGAGCCTTTGTGTGCACAGAAAATACACAGCAAAGTGTTGGACAAAGGAATTCCACCTGATGCTATGCCAGGACTCAAGGGTGTTAAG GAGCCACTGCCACCGGTGCCCTTGAGCGGAATGTTAAACAAACATGGTGGCAAGGTGCGGTTGACCTTCAAACCAGAGCAGGACCAGCTTTGGCTGGGGACAAAGGAGCGCACGGAGAAACTTGCCATGACTTCCATTAAAA GCATCACATCTGAACCTATCAAAGATCATGAAGAATATCACATTATG GGTCTGCAACTAGGGCCCACTGAAGCTTCCAGGTATTGGGTGTACTGGGTACCAGCTCAGTATATAGAGGCAATAAAGGATGCTGTGCTTGGTGTGTGGCAGTTCTTCTAA
- the LOC134745110 gene encoding fas-binding factor 1 homolog — protein sequence MSFSLDDPLAGILSDGSDDSFFDDDILGKKKPAKKKTTPLAEKKSALFDLGTSDKPKPTTEDKNEFPSPDFKADKRKPQSPATFTRTVSKESIKLQPSDSKSKTDFDKPALGKSPAKTRPSTSGGSQDILGDLIPETKKEPGKSLARGKSSQSLLDDILGGSSTKTGGSSQAARPATGAKSQEFDFESFLGKSESKQTVSSTKTTIQKPVVKEIKKEPQKKSKGSEDWLGIFQREEDEVEDDTDMPSWLAGGDSKKKKSAKSEDKPAPKTKQTVEEKPENAPVIERETEQYPQFDSKLDQFSKMATSNSVIQGSNEDITAEGAALYMQQQEAQLMVALQLKAQEEKLAAMQMRQQETQRIQREAALAHHSQFDAMLARQAEHRRQMQAVIAAHQDRITQRIQAMLGAADTNPEGADMPEHGPQGSTERQESPHAKEKKQLLQLVQSLQENHDKEIDLMETSYRRQLAFLEISLSQSEERMKDESEKLIKFYSEKINWLEEHHALFKKLAEENLNSLTGRHTAETEILRQQHVDNVRVLQEHHASLMENIKNAVKQEQLLIQDSAGFSSNLQELVTDVKESKFQCISLVEKVKALAESSKHDNEKSLQIRETQINEMIQQLKKERGNFDAEKSESRDMVKMLETRLKQMTTMIEDETASLKQKKMEFEFEKATFSKQTEFAKNVLKRQDEEMKMLKEDIQREYKEKIAKIEEDKQKALKDVALVAKEKASTQSLKQEIEKLKTDLQAQLEEVTEERSRLNIEKQQMHMEEQRMFAKSRDLDLLAKTAIEKQSQADKKYSEAEFIQRKYEERIRRIQEHVVSLNNREKQIAKEKVALSRERLNLHNERKQMEGKQQCSVCKSVQSAPQYNFDSSYLPETFLQMPVSRDFGNTQMTSAMTAIEQEMAHLMGQSFSLRHTPGLNLNREERLNANDVRNADENIQLGEVEPGTFKDYMDPKFMMLRLDVQQVISNLDQNKTDQVGPTENDQQED from the exons ATGAGTTTTAGTTTAGACGATCCTTTAGCGGGTATTCTTAGTGATGGCAGTGATGATAGTTTCTTTGATGATGATATACTGGGAAAGAAAAAACCTGCCAAGAAGAAAACGACACCCTTAGCTGAAAAGAAAAGTGCATTGTTCGATTTGGGTACTAGCGATAAGCCAAAGCCAACAACGGAAGACAAAAATGAATTTCCCTCTCCTGATTTTAAAGCGGACAAGCGAAAACCCCAGTCTCCTGCTACGTTTACCAGAACGGTGTCTAAAGAATCAATTAAACTGCAGCCATCCGATTCTAAAAGTAAAACAGACTTTGATAAACCTGCCCTTGGAAAATCGCCAGCAAAAACTAGACCTAGCACTAGCGGGGGGTCGCAAGACATACTGGGTGACCTTATCCCAGAGACGAAAAAAGAACCAGGCAAATCTTTAGCGAGAGGTAAAAGTTCACAGTCTCTGTTAGACGATATCCTCGGAGGGTCTTCAACTAAAACGGGTGGCTCTAGCCAGGCAGCCCGGCCAGCCACTGGTGCGAAAAGCCAAGAATTTGATTTTGAATCGTTTCTGGGAAAGAGCGAATCTAAGCAGACTGTGTCGTCTACTAAAACTACAATTCAAAAGCCAGTTGTAAAAGAAATTAAGAAAGAACCGCAGAAGAAGTCAAAAGGCAGCGAAGACTGGTTGGGTATTTTTCAGAGAGAGGAAGATGAAGTGGAAGATGATACTGATATGCCATCCTGGCTGGCGGGTGGGGATTCTAAAAAGAAGAAATCTGCGAAAAGCGAAGACAAACCTGCACCTAAAACGAAACAAACCGTTGAAGAAAAACCCGAAAACGCACCTGTTATTGAAAGAGAAACTGAACAGTACCCTCAATTTGATTCAAAATTGGACCAGTTTTCTAAGATGGCGACGAGTAACAGCGTAATACAGGGCAGTAATGAAGATATAACGGCGGAAGGAGCGGCGTTGTATATGCAGCAACAGGAGGCACAGTTAATGGTTGCTTTGCAGCTTAAAGCGCAAGAAGAAAAATTGGCTGCCATGCAGA TGCGTCAGCAAGAAACGCAACGCATACAACGCGAGGCGGCCCTTGCGCACCATTCTCAATTCGACGCCATGTTAGCACGTCAAGCGGAGCATCGCCGGCAGATGCAGGCTGTGATCGCTGCGCATCAGGATCGCATCACGCAACGAATACAG gCTATGCTAGGAGCGGCTGACACCAACCCTGAAGGTGCTGATATGCCTGAACACGGCCCACAAGGCTCGACAGAACGCCAAGAGAGCCCGCATGCAAAGGAAAAGAAACAGTTGCTGCAGCTGGTGCAGTCGCTGCAGGAGAACCATGACAAGGAGATTGATCTTATGGAGACTTCTTACAG ACGTCAACTAGCTTTTCTAGAGATATCTCTCAGCCAATCCGAAGAGCGCATGAAAGACGAGAGCGAAaagttaataaaattttattcagaaAAAATCAATTGGTTGGAAGAACATCACGCGCTTTTCAAAAAACTTGCTGAAGAGAATTTGAACTCTCTTACAGGTCGACATACAGCTGAAACTGAAATACTAAGACAGCAACACGTGGACAATGTTCGTGTGCTGCAAGAACATCATGCGTCGTTGATGGAGAATATTAA AAACGCTGTAAAACAAGAACAGTTGTTAATTCAGGATTCAGCTGGGTTTTCGTCAAATTTGCAGGAGTTGGTAACGGACGTTAAGGAAAGCAAATTCCAATGTATTTCCCTTGTCGAAAAAGTCAAAGCTTTGGCGGAAAGCTCCAAACATGATAATGAAAAGAGCTTACAGATCAGAGAAACACAGATTAATG aaatGATACAACAGTTAAAAAAGGAAAGAGGAAACTTCGATGCTGAAAAGTCAGAGAGTAGAGACATGGTGAAAATGTTGGAAACAAGATTAAAGCAAATGACAACG ATGATAGAGGATGAAACTGCttcattaaaacaaaagaaaatggaGTTCGAATTTGAAAAGGCAACTTTTAGCAAGCAAACAGAATTTGCTAAGAATGTTCTTAAACGGCAGGACGAAGAAATGAAG ATGCTTAAAGAAGATATCCAAAGAGAATACAAAGAGAAGATAGCTAAAATTGAAGAAGATAAACAAAAAGCTCTGAAGGATGTTGCTCTTGTTGCCAAGGAAAAGGCTTCGACGCAAAGTCTTAAACAAGAAATAGAG AAATTGAAGACTGATCTTCAAGCTCAACTAGAGGAAGTTACTGAAGAGCGATCGAGGTTGAATATAGAAAAGCAGCAAATGCACATGGAGGAGCAAAGGATGTTTGccaa GAGTCGAGATTTAGATCTTCTAGCCAAGACAGCGATAGAAAAACAATCACAAGCCGATAAAAAATATTCTGAAGCTGAATTTATTCAAAGAAAATACGAAGAAAGGATACGTAGAATCCAAGAACATGTAGTATCTTTAAATAATAGAGAAAAACAAATAGCAAAAGAAAAAGTAGCTCTCTCAAGAGAAAGACTAAACTTGCATAACGAAAGAAAGCAGATGGAGGGAAAACAGCAGTGTTCTGTATGTAAATCTGTTCAAAGTGCCCCTCAGTATAATTTTGATTCGTCATATTTACCAGAAACGTTTCTACAAATGCCAGTGTCTAGAGATTTTGGAAATACGCAGATGACTTCGGCCATGACAGCGATTGAACAAGAAATGGCGCATTTAATGGGACAAAGTTTTAGTCTCAGGCATACTCCCGGTTTGAATTTGAATCGTGAAGAGAGGCTTAATGCAAACGATGTTAGAAATGCTGATGAAAATATACAGCTGGGTGAAGTTGAACCAGGGACTTTTAAG GACTACATGGACCCCAAATTTATGATGCTGCGTTTAGATGTCCAGCAAGTAATAAGTAATTTAGATCAAAATAAGACTGATCAAGTAGGGCCCACAGAAAACGACCAACAAGAAGACTAA